The nucleotide sequence CTCATTATCTCAGTTTTATGTTCGTCAGTATCAATTTCCACTTTTCTCCCATATCTCTCCTCCTAGAAACTTGTAATGACCAGAGTTTCTGCCTTCTCCAACTTTTCACCATCATAAAACATTTTAGAATATTCAATATAAGATGGACTTGTCCCTAAAGTTCCAACTTCACTCTTAAACAAAGTTATGTCCTCACTAATTATAATATTTTTATATATAAATTAAGGTATGTGATATTTAAATCATTTACTTATTAACTTAATTTCCAATTTATATACTCTTTACTATAATTATATACTTTTTACTATAATTATATTATTTTCAAGGCTGTTTTTCAATAACTTTTAAGTATAATTTAATTTGTTATTTAACTTTATTTTAATTATATAAAATAAATATATCTTTGTGTCAAAAATATTATATATAAGATTATACCCTCCAAAATCTGAACCTACTTTACTTTCAGTTCTTTTAATCATTTCTTCTGGTTTTAACAATATCATTTTTATTAACTACTAGCTTAAATCTATATAATAATTATTATAAGCATATTTTTATATTTACAGGATTTATCATTAACCTTCTTCTTAAAATAAAAGAAGGAGAACCTCCTTCGTCTGGACTTGCTTCTCCTCCATTAGATACATTATTAAATTATCATTGATGTTAAGCTCTATTGATTCTATATCCCTAACTTTATTTATAGTTATTTTTGATATTAACATATGCAGTAGTCTTTTTTGTTGTTCTCTTGTCGTTAGCTTAGATACCCTCTTATGAAAACTTCAAGGTATGCTCTTTACAAACTCATATGAAGCTTCTTGTACACCACCCTCCAAAATATTGACTTTTAGCTAATTTGCATCTTTACTTAATAATCCTACTGCTTATGCTTTTACCTTTACTTTCTATAGTAACCTTTAATTTATTGTGTTGTAATTTCGATGTATAATTTAATAGTTCTTTGTGGGCTACTGGTATCACTTACCTCTTCGTAAGAATGGAGGTGATACATATGAGTAACGATACTTTAATGTTACTATTTCAGGCAGGATTATTTTTAATAGCACTATTAACATTTATAGTGTTACTTATAGAAAAAATTTTAAATTTCAAAGATAATTTTTAGATTTAAAGTTTTACAATATCTAAAGGTGTAAATAGCACTTACTTATGATACGGTTCTCCGTACAATATATACCGTAGACTTTTACTAATTTACCATTACTTTAAAAGCTTATACTTACCTTGACTTAGCATTATTAAACCATTCGATTGTTGCTTTCTCCATATCTTTCGGAAGTATCTTATTATATACCTCATTATATAACCATGCAAGGGTCTTATTTCTTAGGTATTTTCTCATTTCATCTTCTGCCTCTACCATTACAACTTTTATTAAACAAGGACATTTGGTATGTGTATCTGGTAAATTATTCTTATCTAATAATATATTATTTTGTCTAATTTCTGCACATTGAAAAAATGATTCACTTCCCTCTAATGCTTCAACAACATCCCAAAATGTTATCTCTTCGGCACTACGAGCTAATGCATAACCACCTTTTACACCTGGTATAGATTTTATTATCCCCGACTTACTTAATTTTGCATATACTTTTGATAAATAAGTTTCTGATATGCCTTGAAATGTTGCTAAATCCCTTATTCCCACAGATTTACCTTCTTCTGCGTTTACCATATATAATAAGCAATGTAATGCATATTCAACTCCAACTGAAAATTTCATTTTATTCATGCTCCTTTAATATATTATAGTCTTTTATTAATGATAGCCTATTATTAATTCTCATTCAAGATACTTATATAGCATCAAATAAATACTTTTTTACAAAATATTTTATTGACAAAAATAAAAAAACATCATATTATAATTATAGACAATCTGTATCGACGATTAAATTTATCCATAATTCGAGGAGGAATATAAAATGTTTACAGAAAAATTTTTTGAGGTATTAAATCATGAAGGAGTAGTTTCTATTGTAACTTGTTCAAATAATGAAGCTCATGTCTCTAATACATGGAACAGCTATTTAGTTATTGTAGAAGGAAATAAAATTCTAATTCCTGCCGCTGCTATGCTTAAGACAGAGGATAATGTAAATGCTAATCCTAAAGTTAAGTTAACGATCGGTAGTAAAGAAGTAATGGGCAATAACTATATGGGAACTGGATTTTTACTTGAAGGAACTGCTAAGTTTTTGAAAGATGGAGATCACTTTAAGATGATGAGAGAA is from Clostridium acetobutylicum ATCC 824 and encodes:
- a CDS encoding pyridoxamine 5'-phosphate oxidase family protein, with translation MFTEKFFEVLNHEGVVSIVTCSNNEAHVSNTWNSYLVIVEGNKILIPAAAMLKTEDNVNANPKVKLTIGSKEVMGNNYMGTGFLLEGTAKFLKDGDHFKMMREKYSFLTRVLEVTVTSCKQTL
- a CDS encoding Rrf2 family transcriptional regulator, whose translation is MKFSVGVEYALHCLLYMVNAEEGKSVGIRDLATFQGISETYLSKVYAKLSKSGIIKSIPGVKGGYALARSAEEITFWDVVEALEGSESFFQCAEIRQNNILLDKNNLPDTHTKCPCLIKVVMVEAEDEMRKYLRNKTLAWLYNEVYNKILPKDMEKATIEWFNNAKSR
- a CDS encoding putative holin-like toxin, with translation MSNDTLMLLFQAGLFLIALLTFIVLLIEKILNFKDNF